In the genome of Rhizophagus irregularis chromosome 22, complete sequence, one region contains:
- a CDS encoding uncharacterized protein (SECRETED:cutsite_VSA-EY; SECRETED:prob_0.9648); SECRETED:SignalP(1-24), with the protein MRIRSICAVILLVWIKFMVLKVSAEYCFDPNILDPRGGKVVNCALVTDIKSLLKNQQYIKSPAILSFKQNVNMFETTLHCSSTEEICSKVKATFDSAGEILSSTINFVEKIKVNATFTPFCEKGYCEDEEILGSAGPIRFHPMIDDDDMVRLYPQSLVKQFQYHTHLEYSQYDIGAIFNSDAKYWFGGEINIEKNQFDFLYIILHELIHGLGFGSSWDQYYVGLITPPIINKFNGVKINVESNNNNNDEDNNNNNKENSIKFVEWAFDKYVILMENKTKISSITQELNEFFDQKSLNNIKINNQRDFEINFHKSKQFNIAKQMFGLAQTPNTIGFLSKEKDNNNNNINNSKEKIDNSKDVVILETSFNPFRVASSISHIDNSLYSNTEDFLMRPVIMNGVTLQQEIINGGNYSGGPIGPKLKQILETLGYSTKDNPASYRPRVVNPASVDISIAAPLLMDNVYLEIIFSILVTLTFHFLIYQ; encoded by the exons ATGAGAATAAGGTCAATTTGTGCAGTGATTTTATTAGTATGGATTAAATTTATGGTATTAAAAGTTAGCGCAGAATATTGTTTCGATCCAAATATATTGGATCCAAGAGGAGGAAAAGTAGTGAATTGTGCATTAGTCACGGATATAAAATCACTGCTTAAAAAtcaacaatatataaaatcaccCGCTATACTTTCTTTCAAACAAAATGTAAATATGTTTGAAACAACTTTACATTGTTCATCTACAGAAGAAATTTGTTCAAAAGTAAAAGCAACATTTGATTCAGCGGGAGAAATACTTTCTTcaacaattaattttgttgaaaagATAAAAGTTAATGCAACTTTTACACCATTTTGTGAAAAAGGATATTGTGAAGATGAAGAAATATTAGGATCGGCTGGTCCGATAAGATTTCATCCTAtgattgatgatgatgatatggTCAGATTATATCCACAATCTTTAGTTAAACAATTTCAATATCATACTCATTTAGAATATTCTCAATATGATATTGGAGCTATTTTTAATAGTGATGCAAAATATTGGTTTGGTGGTGAgattaatatagaaaaaaatcaattcgattttttatatattatattacatgaATTGATTCATGGTTTAGGATTTGGTTCAAGTTGGGATCAATATTATGTTGGATTAATTACTCCacctataattaataaatttaatggtGTTAAGATTAATgttgaatcaaataataacaataatgatgaagataataataataataataaagaaaattctattaaatttgttgaatgggcttttgataaatatgtaatattaatggagaataaaacaaaaatatcttcaattacacaagaattaaatgaattttttgatcaaaaatcattaaataatataaaaattaataatcaaagggattttgaaatcaattttcataaatctaaacaatttaatattgcTAAACAAATGTTTGGTTTAGCTCAAACTCCTAATACTATTggatttttatcaaaagaaaaagataataataataacaatattaataattcaaaagaaaaaatagataatagtAAAGATGTTGTTATATTAGAAACTTCTTTTAATCCTTTTAGAGTTGCTAGTAGTATAAGTCATATTGATAATTCCCTTTATTCTAATACTGAAGATTTTTTAATGAGACCTGTTATTATGAATGGTGTTACTCTTCAACAAGAGATTATTAATGGTGGTAATTATTCCGGTGGGCCTATTGGTCCTAAACTTAAACAAATACTTGAAACATTAGG GTACTCAACAAAAGATAATCCGGCTTCATATAGGCCAAGGGTTGTTAATCCTGCATCAGTTGACATTTCCATTGCCGCTCCTTTATTAATGGACAAtgtttatttagaaattatattttctatattagtCACACTTACATTTCATTTCTTGATTTATCAATGA